One Paenibacillus sp. FSL H7-0737 DNA segment encodes these proteins:
- a CDS encoding VOC family protein, with amino-acid sequence MINKIGQIMLYVNNQEESKKFWTEKLGFEVILDETNGPMRFIELAPKGAATSIVLHNKELVAQMNPEMNLGTPSLMFFSDNFDQLNRELKDKNVTVGDIVEIPGGRVFNFADGENNYFAVMEKGQ; translated from the coding sequence ATGATTAATAAAATTGGACAAATTATGTTATATGTAAATAACCAAGAGGAATCCAAAAAATTCTGGACAGAAAAGCTAGGATTTGAGGTGATTTTAGACGAAACAAATGGCCCTATGAGATTTATCGAGCTTGCTCCGAAAGGTGCAGCGACTAGTATTGTTCTTCATAATAAAGAGTTGGTTGCCCAAATGAATCCTGAAATGAATCTCGGAACACCTTCTTTAATGTTCTTTTCGGATAATTTTGATCAATTGAATCGAGAGTTGAAGGACAAAAATGTTACGGTTGGAGATATTGTAGAAATTCCCGGTGGAAGAGTATTCAATTTCGCAGACGGTGAAAATAACTACTTTGCGGTAATGGAAAAAGGGCAATAA
- a CDS encoding FadR/GntR family transcriptional regulator translates to MFEKGSFQPVQATKLVDDVVNQIQQKISTGTILPGDKLPPEPELMKLFNVGRSTIREAVRVLVHAGLLEKKQGFGTYLKSSPIIQEPLTHRLLRAELIEVFEARKMIELEIARLAALRHDDTDLFNMRKHLDTRDMALKQNDRELYAKSDIEFHMAVAMASKNAVIIDLYRTFTHILSDAMSKLNRNYSSHDPQSDYHEQVYESIKNGDSDQAVQSTLKILNGTLSEL, encoded by the coding sequence ATGTTTGAAAAGGGGTCGTTCCAACCCGTTCAAGCCACTAAGTTAGTGGACGATGTTGTTAATCAAATACAACAAAAAATTTCAACAGGAACAATCCTGCCAGGAGACAAATTACCTCCAGAACCTGAATTAATGAAATTATTTAATGTAGGGCGATCAACGATAAGAGAAGCAGTCCGTGTGTTAGTTCATGCTGGTCTATTGGAGAAAAAGCAGGGTTTTGGAACTTACTTAAAATCCAGTCCTATTATTCAAGAACCACTTACCCATCGTTTACTTCGTGCAGAATTGATTGAGGTCTTTGAAGCTCGAAAAATGATTGAATTAGAAATCGCAAGATTAGCAGCTCTACGGCATGATGACACTGACTTATTCAACATGCGAAAACATTTGGATACAAGAGATATGGCTCTAAAGCAGAATGATCGTGAACTGTATGCCAAATCGGATATTGAATTCCACATGGCTGTAGCAATGGCAAGTAAAAACGCTGTAATCATTGACTTATATAGAACGTTTACTCATATTTTGTCAGATGCAATGAGTAAATTAAACCGTAATTATAGTTCCCATGATCCTCAATCCGATTACCATGAACAAGTATATGAATCTATTAAAAATGGGGATTCAGATCAAGCAGTACAATCGACGCTCAAAATTTTAAATGGAACACTTTCTGAGCTTTAA
- a CDS encoding ABC transporter ATP-binding protein, producing the protein MIISLKNVSWQRDTTMILRDMNWEVKQGQHWCIVGLNGSGKTTMLNVVNGYIWPTTGQVEVLDHRFGDVDLRELRKRIGWVSTSLQQKLYGHQTALTIVLSGKFATIGLYDKTNEEDQKQAEELMEFLDCSSLAARTYDTLSQGQRQKVLIARALMANPDLLILDEPCTGLDIFAREQLLQMIEKITKQPNGPTLLYVTHHIEEITSCFTHTLLVKNGEIYKGDETENCLQSDVLSDFFDTPVEVQEHHNRKWLTLAGDK; encoded by the coding sequence ATGATTATATCACTCAAAAATGTATCATGGCAACGTGATACAACAATGATCTTACGCGATATGAATTGGGAAGTGAAACAAGGGCAACACTGGTGTATCGTCGGACTAAACGGTTCAGGCAAGACGACGATGCTGAACGTAGTAAACGGCTATATATGGCCGACGACTGGGCAAGTCGAAGTGCTAGACCACCGCTTTGGCGATGTGGATCTTAGAGAGTTACGGAAGCGAATCGGTTGGGTCAGCACCTCGCTGCAACAGAAGCTATACGGCCATCAGACTGCGCTGACCATCGTCCTCAGCGGAAAATTCGCAACTATCGGTTTATATGACAAGACGAATGAAGAGGATCAAAAGCAAGCCGAGGAGCTGATGGAATTTCTAGACTGCTCTTCCTTAGCCGCTCGTACATACGATACCTTGTCGCAAGGTCAGCGTCAGAAGGTCCTCATTGCACGCGCACTTATGGCCAATCCAGATCTATTGATCCTTGATGAGCCTTGCACAGGACTCGATATTTTTGCCCGAGAACAGCTGTTACAAATGATTGAGAAGATTACGAAGCAACCGAACGGACCAACTTTGCTGTATGTAACGCATCATATCGAGGAGATAACATCATGCTTTACACATACTTTGCTGGTGAAGAACGGAGAAATCTACAAAGGGGATGAGACAGAAAACTGCTTGCAGTCGGATGTGTTGAGCGATTTCTTTGATACCCCCGTTGAAGTTCAGGAGCATCACAATCGCAAGTGGCTTACACTTGCCGGTGATAAGTAG
- a CDS encoding AraC family transcriptional regulator: MSIRRSTFVMSGDSFFEPGVPIYVNRACETFELNAHSHEFIEITYISVGAGVHYIDDEAVPVEHGTLFFIPIGRSHVFRPKTPMKDRPLIVYNCLFPVEYLSELQATFPHATDICEFFTDMQLLWYSMKDVNGAYHIMFRELFREFSAKPPGYLAVLDALVVQILTGLFRHRLQIVAPSGDKPQWMAVDDAIAFINYNYANGLKLSDLASKANLSERQFSRLFQHQTGMSFTDYTQSIRMDAACRMLSGGHRSVSEIAAAVGYADLKFFHQIFKKKIGMSPRQYSNSIRSEH, encoded by the coding sequence ATGAGTATCAGACGCAGCACTTTTGTCATGTCTGGAGATAGCTTTTTCGAGCCTGGTGTGCCAATTTATGTGAACAGGGCTTGCGAAACGTTCGAATTGAATGCGCATTCCCATGAGTTTATCGAAATTACTTATATCAGTGTAGGAGCAGGCGTTCACTACATTGACGATGAGGCTGTTCCTGTCGAGCACGGTACGTTATTTTTTATCCCCATTGGACGCAGTCATGTATTTCGACCTAAGACCCCGATGAAAGACCGCCCGCTCATCGTTTATAACTGTTTATTTCCAGTAGAGTATTTATCAGAACTTCAGGCTACCTTTCCTCACGCTACAGATATTTGTGAATTTTTCACAGACATGCAATTGCTATGGTACTCTATGAAAGATGTCAATGGCGCATACCATATAATGTTTCGTGAACTGTTTCGTGAATTCTCGGCAAAACCGCCAGGATATCTAGCTGTACTCGATGCTCTAGTCGTACAAATATTAACAGGCTTGTTTAGACATCGATTGCAGATTGTTGCGCCATCAGGGGATAAGCCGCAATGGATGGCAGTGGATGATGCGATTGCATTTATAAATTACAACTATGCCAATGGGCTTAAACTTAGTGATCTCGCCAGTAAAGCGAACCTTAGCGAACGGCAATTCAGTCGCCTTTTTCAGCATCAGACTGGAATGAGCTTTACAGATTATACGCAAAGTATTCGAATGGATGCTGCATGTCGTATGCTTTCAGGAGGTCATAGAAGTGTAAGTGAAATTGCCGCTGCAGTTGGATATGCTGATCTCAAATTTTTTCACCAAATATTTAAAAAAAAGATAGGAATGAGTCCCCGACAATATAGTAATTCTATTCGAAGTGAACACTAG
- a CDS encoding family 78 glycoside hydrolase catalytic domain yields the protein MSNFEVTNLKVNYRKNPLGIDDLHPRLSWWISTEIRGFIQSAYQVQVANDHNFFSKIIWDSEKVESDSNVHIEYEGPALQSRTRYYFRVRAWDDHGIVSEWSEPAHWETALLSVDEWQAKWIAAPPNHQENGADPCDYIRTEFSIPDNVVSARVYATSLGMYRLYINGKPADNTLFNPGWTSYNKRLQYQTYDVTSLIAAGNNALSCMVGNGWYKGYLAWEGKKDIFGEDRAVLIQLHVTLSDGSEQIFVSDDNWRTSTGPLLMSELYHGETYDARLEVEGWSSPGFEDVKWQKTILKDRPETSLVAQENEPTRVIETIKPIAVITTPKGEHVLDMGQNMVGWVRFTVHAEAGTIITLEHAEVLDREGNFYIGNLRSAKQTVTYICHGGEVETFEPYLSFQGFRYVKVTGIPLDQLLEQFIGCVIHTDLEQTGNFNCSDVLLNQLQHNILWGQKGNFLDIPTDCPQRDERLGWTGDAQVFIRTSAYNMNVVPFFEKWLKDLAADQEEDGRVPHVIPDVPTAGYGSAAWGDAAVICPWTLYQCYGDIRVLKTQYPSMKAWVEYIRAQGEDEYLWNTGFHFGDWLGLDAKENSYVGATPKELIATAFYAYSTELLAKTAAVIGKPEDALKYEALHEKIVLAFRQEFVTPNGRVASPTQTAYTLALMFDLLEEKDRHRTAKMLADHIEENGVHLTTGFVGTPYLCLVLSRFGYTDVAYQLVLQKEYPSWLYSVIQGATTIWEHWDGIKQDGSFWSDDMNS from the coding sequence ATGTCCAATTTTGAAGTTACAAATCTTAAAGTGAACTATAGAAAGAATCCGTTGGGGATTGATGATTTACATCCGCGGCTTAGTTGGTGGATCAGCACAGAAATACGGGGATTTATCCAATCAGCCTATCAAGTTCAAGTCGCAAATGATCACAATTTCTTTTCAAAAATCATATGGGATTCTGAAAAGGTAGAGTCGGATAGCAATGTGCATATTGAATACGAAGGTCCCGCCTTACAATCCCGCACCCGGTATTACTTTAGGGTTCGAGCTTGGGACGATCATGGGATAGTTTCAGAATGGAGTGAACCTGCGCACTGGGAAACGGCATTGTTATCGGTAGATGAGTGGCAGGCAAAATGGATAGCAGCACCTCCGAATCACCAAGAGAATGGGGCTGATCCTTGCGACTATATTCGTACGGAATTTTCAATCCCTGATAATGTTGTATCAGCGCGTGTGTATGCAACGTCTCTTGGGATGTACCGCTTATATATAAACGGTAAACCAGCAGATAACACGTTATTTAACCCTGGCTGGACCAGTTATAATAAACGGCTTCAATATCAGACCTATGACGTGACTTCTTTGATTGCTGCTGGCAATAACGCTCTTAGTTGCATGGTGGGAAACGGGTGGTATAAAGGATATTTAGCTTGGGAAGGAAAGAAAGACATCTTTGGTGAGGATCGTGCTGTGCTTATCCAGCTACACGTCACATTATCTGATGGTTCGGAACAAATCTTTGTATCGGATGACAACTGGCGTACTTCTACAGGTCCACTCTTGATGTCAGAATTGTATCATGGCGAAACGTATGATGCGAGGCTCGAGGTAGAAGGTTGGTCTTCTCCCGGTTTTGAGGATGTAAAGTGGCAAAAGACTATTCTCAAGGACCGTCCAGAGACTTCATTGGTTGCTCAGGAAAACGAACCGACCAGGGTTATAGAAACCATCAAGCCTATTGCAGTCATTACTACACCTAAAGGCGAACACGTGCTGGATATGGGACAAAATATGGTTGGATGGGTAAGATTTACGGTTCATGCTGAAGCTGGAACAATAATTACTTTAGAACATGCTGAGGTGTTGGACCGCGAGGGGAATTTCTACATCGGAAATTTACGATCTGCAAAACAAACTGTTACTTATATATGCCATGGCGGGGAGGTAGAAACGTTTGAGCCCTATTTATCCTTCCAAGGATTCCGTTATGTAAAAGTGACTGGCATACCGCTAGATCAATTATTGGAACAATTCATCGGCTGCGTCATCCATACGGACTTGGAGCAAACGGGAAACTTCAACTGTTCAGATGTACTCTTGAATCAGCTTCAGCACAACATCTTATGGGGACAAAAGGGGAATTTTCTAGATATCCCGACAGATTGCCCTCAACGAGACGAAAGATTGGGATGGACGGGGGATGCTCAAGTTTTTATTCGCACATCTGCCTACAACATGAATGTAGTTCCGTTCTTTGAAAAGTGGCTAAAGGATTTGGCCGCAGATCAAGAAGAAGACGGAAGAGTTCCGCATGTTATTCCCGATGTGCCAACGGCAGGATACGGCTCTGCTGCTTGGGGAGACGCCGCGGTGATTTGTCCTTGGACGCTTTATCAATGTTATGGGGACATTCGTGTGCTGAAAACGCAATATCCAAGTATGAAAGCATGGGTCGAGTATATTCGGGCGCAAGGTGAAGACGAATATCTATGGAATACAGGTTTTCACTTCGGAGATTGGTTAGGTCTGGATGCCAAAGAAAACAGCTACGTCGGAGCAACACCAAAAGAGTTGATCGCTACCGCGTTCTATGCTTATTCAACGGAATTGCTAGCTAAGACAGCGGCTGTCATTGGAAAACCCGAAGATGCCTTAAAATATGAAGCATTGCATGAGAAGATTGTTCTGGCATTCCGTCAAGAGTTCGTAACGCCAAATGGTAGGGTGGCCTCACCGACACAAACTGCGTATACACTTGCCCTTATGTTTGACTTATTAGAGGAAAAGGATCGTCATCGGACGGCCAAGATGCTAGCCGACCATATCGAAGAAAATGGAGTGCACCTAACGACCGGCTTTGTGGGAACTCCCTATCTGTGTCTAGTCCTCTCTAGATTCGGTTATACGGATGTAGCCTACCAATTGGTACTGCAGAAAGAGTATCCTTCCTGGTTATATTCTGTAATCCAAGGGGCTACAACCATTTGGGAACATTGGGATGGAATAAAACAGGACGGTTCGTTCTGGAGCGATGATATGAACTCCTAA
- a CDS encoding alpha-L-rhamnosidase C-terminal domain-containing protein, which yields MGEHLTWVDASLESVHGTIKVTWKNRTKIQ from the coding sequence ATCGGGGAACATTTGACGTGGGTTGATGCTTCGCTTGAATCTGTCCATGGAACGATCAAGGTAACTTGGAAAAACAGAACGAAGATTCAGTAG
- a CDS encoding TetR/AcrR family transcriptional regulator, whose amino-acid sequence MNQRERLTKLLLKQSLIRLLKEKNISQISVKELCASAGINRSTFYLHYANAYDLLEHVEQEIIDNTNAYLEKIEANDNGITYILTFLDYIKKNDDLFAIMLLKSNDNELFSKRLLNEVLMNIDTFLQLDVPENMKRFTYAYLVNGSLAIIQEWILENFIISSDELAQLIFSLADHSLLTFKSSET is encoded by the coding sequence ATGAATCAACGTGAACGGTTAACCAAATTGCTGCTGAAGCAAAGCTTGATTCGTCTGCTCAAAGAAAAAAATATAAGCCAAATCAGCGTAAAAGAATTATGCGCTTCAGCAGGCATCAATCGCTCTACCTTTTATTTGCATTATGCAAATGCATACGATCTGCTTGAACATGTTGAGCAGGAGATTATTGATAACACAAATGCATATCTAGAAAAAATCGAAGCTAATGACAATGGCATCACTTATATATTGACCTTCTTAGACTACATCAAAAAGAATGATGATTTATTTGCCATCATGCTACTCAAATCAAATGATAACGAGTTGTTTTCAAAACGTTTGCTTAATGAAGTACTGATGAATATTGACACTTTCCTTCAGCTTGACGTTCCCGAAAATATGAAGCGTTTTACTTACGCTTATTTGGTTAATGGAAGCTTAGCAATTATACAGGAATGGATATTAGAAAATTTCATTATATCAAGCGATGAATTGGCTCAACTTATTTTCTCTTTGGCGGATCATTCCTTATTAACGTTTAAGTCATCGGAAACTTGA